In the Ctenopharyngodon idella isolate HZGC_01 chromosome 4, HZGC01, whole genome shotgun sequence genome, one interval contains:
- the lrrc4.1 gene encoding leucine-rich repeat-containing protein 4, whose product MCHIMSLLGRVAVRRARKAALLCVLFLMVQACVEVAAAAGPQGCPTDCSCNNQLSKVVCTRRGLTRVPPGIPSNTRHLNLMENAIEAVQADSFRNLHHLEVLQLGRNAIRQIEVGAFSGLTNLNTLELFDNRLTVVPSGAFEYLSKLRELWLRNNPIESIPSYAFNRVPSLMRLDLGELRKLEYISDGAFEGLVNLKYLNLAVCNVRGEMPNLTPLVGLEELEISENLFPEIKPGSFRGLSSLKKLWIMNSQIGLIERNAFDDLASLVELNLAHNNLSSLPHDLFTPLKYLVELHLHHNPWNCGCDSLWLARWLREYIPTNSTCCGRCHSPAHMRGRQLVELDRGDTGAMQCSAPFIADAPRDLNISAERVAELRCRTAAMSAVRWLLPNGTVLTHASSHPRITVLNDGTLNFSNVLAGDTGMYTCMVSNAAGNSNASAYLNVSAAELNTSNLSYFTTVTVEVLNPTSEMPKPKTTTTTAGASTTTTASPSVFQPVFISTPTVLLQSTDTPPSRPSVVPGSKVTTGKPPNPASTSLDEVMKTTKIIIGCFVAVTLLAAIMLIVFYKLRKRHQQRSTVAAARTVEIIPVEEELPPPASAASIAGEGALTLPEIRDHNSIYKRDYNKSDYSYKPNPEYSTHKSKQDFSIHKPKSDYNNYKPKTDYMYQPTLEYSSHKLTDYSHKSLPDYHIHKKPEQSPYNAGYSTHKPDYKSHTSKPDFSPFKPEYGVPKSKTDYSMPKPKSDYSPFKTDCSLFKPDYSAFKAEYSPLKAEYVSCDFSPHKSKMDYSPHKMDYSPQKIDYSTLKPKYNTYKPPGHGAKWTESNSIGNSLPRTLPTAITATPEALVIKTHTKEKVQETQI is encoded by the coding sequence ATGTGCCACATCATGAGTCTCCTGGGGCGGGTAGCTGTGCGTCGAGCCAGGAAAGCCGCCCTGCTCTGTGTCCTGTTCCTCATGGTTCAAGCGTGTGTGGAGGTGGCGGCCGCGGCAGGGCCCCAGGGCTGCCCGACTGATTGCTCCTGCAACAACCAGCTCAGCAAGGTGGTGTGCACCAGACGTGGGCTCACTCGTGTGCCACCAGGAATACCCAGCAACACGCGGCACCTAAACCTGATGGAGAACGCCATCGAGGCTGTACAGGCCGACTCTTTCCGCAACCTCCATCACTTGGAGGTACTGCAGCTGGGTCGCAACGCCATTAGACAGATTGAAGTGGGTGCCTTCAGTGGGCTGACCAATCTCAATACACTGGAACTATTTGATAACAGGTTGACAGTGGTGCCAAGTGGGGCATTTGAGTATCTGTCCAAGCTGCGAGAGCTGTGGCTGAGAAATAACCCCATTGAAAGCATCCCATCATATGCATTTAACAGAGTGCCATCCCTAATGAGATTGGATCTAGGTGAACTGAGAAAACTAGAGTACATCTCGGATGGGGCCTTTGAGGGTCTAGTCAACCTCAAGTACCTCAACCTGGCAGTGTGCAATGTTCGAGGAGAGATGCCCAACCTGACGCCTCTGGTTGGGTTGGAAGAGCTGGAAATCTCAGAGAACCTTTTTCCTGAGATCAAACCAGGTTCATTCAGAGGACTGTCTTCGCTCAAAAAGTTATGGATCATGAACTCTCAAATAGGGCTAATTGAGCGAAATGCATTTGATGACCTGGCCTCGTTGGTGGAACTGAATTTGGCCCATAACAATCTAAGCTCACTGCCCCATGACCTCTTTACCCCACTGAAGTACCTGGTGGAACTTCACCTCCACCATAACCCCTGGAACTGCGGGTGTGACTCACTCTGGCTAGCACGTTGGCTACGTGAGTACATACCCACCAACTCGACATGCTGTGGGCGTTGTCACTCCCCTGCACACATGAGAGGCCGCCAGTTGGTTGAGCTAGACCGGGGTGACACCGGGGCAATGCAGTGCTCTGCCCCTTTTATTGCTGATGCCCCGAGAGACCTGAATATTTCTGCTGAACGCGTGGCAGAATTGCGATGTCGAACAGCGGCCATGTCTGCCGTGCGATGGCTCCTACCAAATGGGACGGTTTTAACTCATGCATCAAGCCACCCACGGATAACCGTGCTAAATGATGGGACTTTGAACTTTTCAAATGTGCTAGCAGGTGACACGGGTATGTATACCTGCATGGTGTCCAATGCCGCCGGAAATTCCAACGCTTCAGCCTATTTAAACGTAAGTGCGGCTGAACTCAACACATCCAACCTTAGTTACTTCACCACTGTCACAGTGGAGGTACTGAACCCCACATCTGAAATGCCCAAGCCCAAAACCACCACGACTACAGCAGGCGCCAGCACCACTACCACGGCCTCGCCATCCGTCTTTCAGCCGGTTTTTATCTCAACGCCTACAGTCCTGCTCCAGAGCACCGACACTCCCCCAAGTCGCCCATCTGTTGTACCTGGCTCAAAAGTGACGACAGGAAAGCCGCCCAACCCAGCCAGTACCAGTCTGGATGAGGTGATGAAGACAACAAAGATCATTATCGGTTGTTTTGTGGCAGTAACCTTGCTAGCTGCAATCATGctaattgtattttataaactacGAAAGAGGCATCAGCAGAGGAGCACGGTGGCTGCAGCCAGAACTGTGGAGATTATTCCGGTAGAAGAGGAATTGCCACCACCAGCATCTGCTGCCAGTATAGCAGGGGAGGGGGCACTGACTCTACCAGAGATAAGGGATCATAACAGTATTTACAAACGGGACTACAACAAATCTGACTACAGCTACAAACCAAATCCAGAATACAGTACCCATAAGTCCAAGCAAGATTTCAGCATCCACAAACCCAAGTCAGACTACAACAACTACAAACCTAAAACAGACTATATGTACCAACCTACTCTGGAATACAGCTCTCACAAACTGACGGACTATTCACACAAGTCATTGCCGGATTACCACATACACAAAAAACCTGAGCAGAGTCCCTACAATGCTGGATATAGTACTCACAAACCTGACTACAAATCTCATACTTCTAAACCAGACTTCAGCCCATTCAAACCAGAGTATGGTGTTCCGAAATCGAAAACTGACTACAGTATGCCCAAGCCCAAATCCGATTACAGCCCCTTCAAGACAGACTGTAGCCTTTTCAAACCTGACTACAGTGCTTTCAAGGCAGAGTACAGCCCCCTCAAAGCGGAATATGTCAGTTGTGACTTCAGCCCCCACAAGTCCAAAATGGATTACAGTCCTCACAAGATGGACTACAGCCCACAGAAGATCGACTACAGCACCCTGAAGCCCAAATACAACACTTACAAGCCACCAGGCCATGGTGCCAAATGGACAGAAAGCAACAGCATTGGAAATTCTCTGCCTCGAACCTTGCCCACTGCTATCACAGCTACTCCTGAGGCCCTTGTCATAAAAACTCACACCAAGGAGAAAGTACAAGAGACTCAAATATAA